A region of Lycium barbarum isolate Lr01 chromosome 1, ASM1917538v2, whole genome shotgun sequence DNA encodes the following proteins:
- the LOC132644162 gene encoding uncharacterized protein LOC132644162, whose product MGDQVLESVHDILGSGPDSNGQHVTEVPGTNGVLIDQPLAIGQEFPDVDTCRRTLKEIAIALHFEIRIVKSDRSRFIAKCSKEGCPWRVHVAKCPGVPTFTIRTLHGEHTCEGVQNLHHQQASVGWVARSVESRVRDNPQYKPKEILQDIRSQHGVAVSYMQAWRGKERSMAALHGTFEEGYQLLPAYCEQIRKTNPGSIASVATGQENCFQRLFVSYRAAIYGFLNACRPLLELDRVHLKGKYLGMLFCAAAVDANDTLFPLAIAVVDVESDENWMWFMSELRKLLGVNTDSMPRLTILSERPAGMVEAVETHFPNAFHGYCLRYISENFRDTFKNSKLVNIFWNAVYALTTAEFETKVSEMVEISQDVLQWLHHFSPQHWAVAYFEGLRYGHFSLGITEVLYNWALECHELPVVQMMEHIRQQITSWSHDRRDMGMRWTSILVPSAEKRIAEAIADARCYKVLRANEIEFEIVSTERTNIVDIQSRVCSCRRWQLYGVPCAHAAAALISCGQNAQLFAEPCFTVHSYRETYSQMIYPIPDRSMWRETGEGTEGGGANVDIMIRPPKTRRPPGRPKKKVLRIESLKRPKRVVQCGRCHMLGHSQKKCSLPS is encoded by the coding sequence ATGGGGGATCAAGTATTGGAATCAGTACATGATATATTAGGATCGGGACCCGATTCGAATGGGCAGCACGTTACGGAAGTACCCGGTACGAATGGGGTGTTGATTGACCAGCCTTTAGCAATTGGGCAAGAGTTCCCGGATGTTGATACTTGTAGAAGGACTTTGAAAGAGATAGCAATAGCATTGCATTTTGAAATTCGAATAGTAAAATCAGATAGGAGTAGATTCATAGCTAAGTGCTCCAAAGAGGGTTGTCCGTGGCGTGTTCATGTGGCAAAATGCCCAGGTGTTCCTACATTTACAATAAGGACCCTTCATGGTGAGCATACATGTGAGGGGGTTCAGAACCTTCACCATCAGCAAGCATCAGTGGGTTGGGTTGCAAGATCAGTTGAATCACGGGTGAGGGATAACCCTCAGTATAAACCAAAGGAGATTTTGCAAGATATTCGAAGTCAGCATGGAGTTGCTGTGTCTTATATGCAAGCATGGCGAGGAAAGGAGCGTAGCATGGCTGCTTTACATGGAACCTTTGAAGAAGGTTATCAGCTTCTTCCTGCATATTGTGAACAGATAAGGAAAACTAACCCAGGGAGCATTGCATCAGTTGCCACGGGACAGGAGAATTGTTTCCAACGATTGTTTGTCTCATATCGTGCAGCAATTTATGGATTTTTAAATGCTTGTCGGCCACTTTTGGAACTTGATAGAGTTCATTTAAAAGGAAAGTACCTGGGTATGTTATTTTGTGCGGCAGCTGTTGATGCCAATGATACTTTGTTTCCTTTGGCAATAGCTGTTGTTGATGTGGAAAGTGATGAGAATTGGATGTGGTTTATGTCGGAGCTCCGGAAACTTCTGGGTGTAAATACAGACAGTATGCCAAGACTTACTATACTTTCTGAGAGACCAGCTGGTATGGTTGAGGCAGTCGAGACTCACTTTCCAAATGCATTTCATGGTTATTGCCTACGTTATATCAGTGAGAATTTTCGAGATACATTTAAGAACTCGAAACTAGTGAACATTTTCTGGAATGCTGTGTATGCACTAACCACAGCTGAATTTGAGACCAAAGTCTCCGAGATGGTAGAGATTTCACAAGATGTGCTACAATGGCTTCATCATTTCAGTCCGCAGCATTGGGCTGTTGCATATTTTGAAGGATTACGATATGGTCATTTTTCATTGGGGATCACAGAAGTGTTGTATAACTGGGCACTAGAGTGTCATGAACTTCCTGTTGTGCAGATGATGGAGCATATCCGCCAGCAAATAACATCATGGTCTCACGATCGCCGAGACATGGGCATGAGGTGGACGTCGATACTCGTACCGTCTGCTGAAAAGAGGATTGCAGAAGCAATTGCTGATGCTCGATGCTATAAGGTTCTACGAGCAAATGAAATTGAATTTGAGATCGTATCAACTGAGAGGACGAATATTGTGGACATACAAAGTCGTGTGTGCTCATGTCGCCGTTGGCAACTATATGGTGTACCCTGTGCACATGCTGCTGCTGCACTTATCTCTTGTGGGCAGAATGCTCAGTTATTTGCCGAACCTTGTTTCACGGTCCACAGTTATCGTGAAACCTACTCACAGATGATATATCCAATTCCTGATAGGAGCATGTGGAGAGAAACTGGTGAAGGTACAGAAGGTGGCGGAGCAAACGTTGATATTATGATTCGGCCACCGAAAACCCGACGTCCTCCTGGCAGGCCCAAAAAGAAGGTTCTTCGCATAGAGAGTTTAAAGCGTCCAAAGAGAGTCGTTCAATGTGGTCGCTGCCATATGTTGGGACATTCTCAGAAAAAATGTTCTTTGCCTAGTTAA
- the LOC132644173 gene encoding alpha-(1,4)-fucosyltransferase: MQLKSVNTFAIIIMFSFALIILFFSGFLDFPVYTSSIPTPKNQILNTISTSKPDPFSNLLDAFKKWDSQIGCAQFKKKHKGLLGNGLLLNSSYGSLQNVDEGELKCDELKMDHVSVLVKGWTWIPDNLDNLYSCRCGLSCLWTKSSVLADKPDALLFETSTPPIQRRRGDPLRVYMDLEAGRKKSGYEDLFISYHAEDDVQSTYAGALFHNNRNYQLSPYKNNDTLVYWSSSRCLRQRNQLAKRILSLLPSHSFGKCLNNVGGLDKALSLYPECIKDSNEAPKWWDHLHCAMSHYKFVLAIENTRTESYVTEKLFYALDSGAVPIYFGAPNVWDFVPPHSIIDGSKFSSLEDLASYVKAIANNPVAYAEYHAWRRCGVLGNYRKTRAASLDTLPCRLCEAISKRNGRNARAS, translated from the exons ATGCAATTGAAATCTGTCAACACATTTGCAATCATAATCATGTTTAGTTTTGCACTTATCATCCTATTTTTCTCTGGATTTCTTGATTTCCCAGTTTACACTTCTTCAATCCCAACACCCAAAAATCAAATCTTGAACACTATCTCAACTTCCAAACCTGACCCTTTTAGCAACTTATTGGATGCTTTCAAGAAATGGGATTCTCAAATAGGTTGTGCTCAATTCAAGAAAAAACATAAGGGGTTATTAGGAAATGGTTTGTTGTTAAATTCTTCTTATGGGTCTTTGCAAAATGTTGATGAAGGTGAATTGAAGTGTGATGAGTTAAAGATGGATCATGTGAGTGTACTAGTTAAAGGGTGGACTTGGAttcctgataatttggataattTGTACTCTTGTAGATGTGGGCTTAGTTGTTTGTGGACTAAATCTTCTGTTCTTGCTGATAAACCTGATGCTTTGTTGTTTGAGACTTCTACTCCTCCTATTCAG AGACGTCGAGGTGATCCATTACGTGTATACATGGATCTTGAAGCTGGTAGAAAGAAATCAGGGTATGAGGATCTATTTATTAGCTATCATGCAGAAGATGATGTCCAGTCAACCTATGCAGGTGCACTTTTCCATAATAATCGAAATTATCAGCTTTCTCCTTATAAGAACAAT GATACTCTAGTTTATTGGTCTTCATCACGTTGTCTTCGTCAAAGAAACCAGCTTGCTAAACGTATACTCAGCTTGCTACCCTCCCATTCATTTGGCAAGTGCCTGAACAACGTTGGAGGTCTAGACAAGGCACTCTCCCTCTATCCTGAGTGCATCAAGGATTCTAATGAAGCACCCAAATGGTGGGATCATTTGCATTGCGCAATGTCACATTACAAGTTTGTCCTTGCGATTGAGAACACCCGGACAGAGAGCTATGTAACGGAGAAGTTGTTTTATGCACTGGACTCTGGTGCCGTCCCCATCTATTTTGGTGCCCCGAATGTCTGGGACTTTGTACCGCCACATTCGATAATTGATGGAAGCAAGTTTAGCTCTTTGGAGGATTTGGCCTCGTACGTTAAGGCCATTGCCAATAATCCGGTAGCTTATGCAGAGTACCATGCATGGAGAAGATGTGGCGTGCTGGGAAACTATAGAAAGACACGCGCAGCTAGTCTAGATACTTTGCCTTGCAGGTTATGTGAAGCCATCAGTAAAAGAAATGGGAGAAATGCAAGAGCCTCTTGA